The nucleotide window CCGCTGTAGCGTGGCAGTTCGCCGGCCGCGACCCGGAAGCGCGGGAGAAGAAGGCCTTGCGCTTCATTGCATTCTCGTTCTTCGCGCTGGCCGCCTTCGTCACGGTCGATGCACTCCGCTCCCTGTTGGGCGCACGCGAACCTGATCATTCGACCGTGGGCATCATGCTGGCCGCCATCAGCCTGGCGGTCATGCCGTTGCTGTCCTGGGCGCAGCGCCGCGCGGGCCGGGAACTGGGCTCGCGATCCGCCGTGGCCGATTCCAGACAGACACTGCTTTGCTCCTACCTGTCCGGTGTACTGCTGGCGGGTCTCCTGCTGAACAGTTTGTTTGGCTGGTCCTGGGCTGATCCGCTAGCCGCCTTGGTCATCGCCGCAATCGCCCTGAAGGAAGGGCTGGAGGCGTGGAAAGGCGACGCGTGCTGCGCCTCGGGATTCCACTTTGATGTGGACGGCGATGCCAACAGCCAGGCGCCGGCAACACCGCCTGCCTGCTGCAGCGACGACTAGACTCAACCGAGAAGCTCGCGCAACTAAAAGGAACAACCCCGTGACAGCCAAGTCCTCCATCAGCCTGCCAAACAAGATCGCCATCGGTCTCATCGTTGCTACCGTTGTGGCGGTGATCGGCATCGTGGCCCTGATCAACACGAAGGACGCCGCTACTCAAACAGCCCCGACGGAGGCCTCCGAGGTAGTGCGCAGCGACAGCCACCGGTTGTCCTCAGCCGAGGATGAAAAGGCAGTCCTGGTTGAGTTCCTGGACTTCGAATGCGAATCCTGTCTCGCCGCCTACCCGTTCATCGAGGAAATGCGCAGCAAATACGCAGGCGAGCTGACCATCGTCAGCCGCTACTTCCCCCTGGCCGGCCA belongs to Arthrobacter crystallopoietes and includes:
- a CDS encoding cation transporter produces the protein MPALKPDAGSVASRERRRVLARRIRFFVAATITYNVIEAVVALAAGTAASSSALIGFGLDSIIEVSSAAAVAWQFAGRDPEAREKKALRFIAFSFFALAAFVTVDALRSLLGAREPDHSTVGIMLAAISLAVMPLLSWAQRRAGRELGSRSAVADSRQTLLCSYLSGVLLAGLLLNSLFGWSWADPLAALVIAAIALKEGLEAWKGDACCASGFHFDVDGDANSQAPATPPACCSDD